DNA sequence from the Procambarus clarkii isolate CNS0578487 chromosome 9, FALCON_Pclarkii_2.0, whole genome shotgun sequence genome:
TATGCAAATTTTTAAAGATAATTTTGACAAACATAGTAATAAAGTTACACTAATCAAAAATTATCCAATTTTTTTCTGGAGGGAGATTATCAGCACCACTAACCAATGCACAATCTTTACTTAAACACCATTATTACAACACACAAGCATTTACAACTCCCCCTACCCAAAGTCAATAATAAATTTAGTAACTTAAACATTAACCTTTTTAAATTTGAAATGCAAAATTCACCGGACAACAGCAGGGGACAAACTGAGGGGCTCCCAGCAGCAGGCCACCTTAatgcctctcacacacacaccaggacaataCCTCTGAGGCCAGATGCTACTTTAGCGCCATCTATTGTCTGGGGAATCATCTACAGTTCTAGTGATAGAATTAGAGGAAGGACGGGAagatgggggtggagggggggaagaaTGTGTATACATTTCATGGTCGATCTATTGAATGTTATAAATGCACAGGTCTTATTTTTCATTTGTTCATCTTTTAAACAATTATTTCAGTAATTTGTTTAGGCAATGGATTAAAtgaacaaattatatatatatatatatatatatatatatatatatatatatatatatatatatatatatatatatatatatatatatatatatatatatatatatatatatatatatatatatatatatatatatatatatatatatatatatatatatatatatatatatatatatatatattaactttcttaagtttattttcacactataTTTATGGTGTGACGCCTAGAGAAACGTTTCGCAAGACACTccatacattttcaaagacaagttTTCCATGCTCTGCCAAGGCTTATATTCGCTTGGGGTGAGTTGATAAAGTACATGATTGAGATAACCAAGTGAATGAATGGCATATGGTGTATTTAATAGGCGTGTTCTATGTTCTTGCTTCTACTgtttctgtgttggttcggggtttTGAAGTGGATAGAATTTAATTGTGATATTTTGCTGtagattgctggttttgacttttggatgtgtagggcctcgctgatgtcgagtttcctgttgttgtacctgtcgataatttctgtgttgcttgttaagatttatctggtgatggtctggttgtgagagattatatgctccttgatggagcgttgttgtttgtgcattttttttatttgcaaACACATAAATACAACCATAACAGAAAAAAACATCATCAGCATTAACTTTAACAAGTCAAGAAAAACATGAACAGAACTCAAGAACAGTATAACAAACACACATGAACAAAAGTCGTAGAATACACATATTGGAAACAAACATAGGTAGACACCTAAACACAGTCAGAAAGGAAAAAGTACCAGGGCACTATATCCTAACACTAACAAGGCAAAAAAAATACACATGAACAAAACTGAGAATAACATAACTATTCTATTTCATATCAATTTAGTCACTGTGAGATATTAGACAGATTATCAACACTAGTAAATGTGATGTAAGCTTTGCATTACTGATGAAAGTCTCCTCTTTACAGAGGGGCTGAAGGCAGATAAAGAAAGTACCAGATTTTGATTATTTTAAATATGAACAGTGTGAGCTTACTGCTTGAACAGTGTGAGCTTACTGCTTGAACAGTGTGAGCTTACTGCTTGAACAGTGTGAGCTTACTGCTTGAACAGTGTGAGCTTACTGCTTGAACAGTGTGAGCTTACTGCTTGAACAGTGTGAGCTTACTGCTTGAACAGTGTGAGCTTACTGCTTGAACAGTGTGAGCTTACTGCTTGATCACAGAATCTACGATTTAAGGAATGTTTACATGATAGATTACAAGTTTTGTTATAAATTgatatacacaatatatacaaAGAAAGCTTAGTGCCAAGGCCCCAGCACAAACACAGGAACAGTGCAAAAtgaaaataacataaaacacaaaCAGATACACAAAGGAAAAAACTCAGAAGCACTAAGAAACTAGAATATAaacaaaacaataacaaacaCAGGAGCACCCAACACAGGGTGCCAGCATAGACCGGGAACGAGGTCAAGCACGCTTGACAGGTTTCTCCTGATACttatacttctccggaaactgtGAAGTGAACGAAATTCATATCGAATCATACATTCGAACGTTGTCAGGTTGACAGGTCTAAAAACAGTCAAACTTTTAGGTTACTAAGTCAAAATGAGACAAATACATTGAGATCCAGACAGCCTTTTGTTCAGATGATGGGCTGACAAAATCCTCCCTCTCCTAATAAGTTTTCAGACAGTGTCAAGTTGATGATACGTGACAGTCTATAGCAAGGCAATGATATGCGACTGTCACGCAAATGATTTCAGTTTTGTTCTAGTAACAATGGTTAATATTCAGCACATAATGGTCAATTAAACTCGTTCTCTCATAATTTAGGAATTTATTAGTATTattgtttaaataaataaaatattacatGTCATATAGCCTGAGGTCAGCATTACAGCACAGCATTGCGGGCATGTAAGCATGACCTTGTATGTAGCAATGTGTCGTAATATGGAGGTTAGCGACCAGGCCGCtagtgtgagggaggtgttgacGTAGGCAGCGGCGACTGGAGTAGTCAGTTGCCTCCTGACCTTCGCCGAGTTAACAACAACTTGTTTACGGTTTGAAGGTTTTTTTGAGTTTCGCATTTACATTGAATGcgatattttaattttatttaatgggAACGTGGGATAATTTAACATTCGTTTAAAACATGGGGTTGTACATTATTTTTGGTTATTTCCAGATGAAGTTTATCTTTGGAGCCTTGGTTCTTCTGGTCGCCGATGTGTCCTGCCAGTATAGACACTTTCAAGTAAGTACTATCACTGATGTAACAACGTATATTTCTAAATGTCTGCTGCATAGACTACTGTAGCATACACACGCCTTTACACGTTAAATACTGAAATTGGGCTTGATGAGCTATAACTTGAAAAAGAAAGGTAATCGGAATTATTCTCATAACTTTGTTTGACAAATGCTTGTATATAAAACTTGTAAAGGCACTTGCCGATTCTGTTCTATAAGTTTTAGAATAAATGTAATATAGCTACGCGACGAATCTTCAAATCTACTATCGACCCCCAGAAACCTTCAAACTTTCGTACTGTGTTAAACGGTAACTCTTTTAAACAATAATATTTTAGGAATTTTTATTCATAGGTGTGGGTTAGGGGTTAGGTGTTTGGATTTTGTTGCAGTTATTTGTAGTACGTACATGAACCTTTTTATGGTTCCACCGAAATTGGTTCGTGAAACATTTCATGTCTGAAAAATTCAGTTGAATGTAATTTAACTCTTAACAGTTTGTAAAGTGCATGGAATATTTCCACTCAAAAGATGAGCCACCACACCCTAAATTTCAGTGGTTCAAAAGCTTGGGTCAAAAATACCCATAAGCTTTTACATAAACAAGAAAACCTAAATGCTAAAGTTGTACGTTCAGTTTAATAACATAATTTTAATGTTTAAAATTAAAGGCTTCCTTGGGCTAAAATTAAAGACAACCACTACTTAACCGAACTTAACAGACTACTTatgagtaaggggggggggaaatcacTTAGCTATAAGTGATTTCTTAAATAAAAGTAACCGTGACTAATTACGTACGTTTACCTTTCCAGATCCCTGACGTAGATCGGGGCCAGAGCTCGGCTCTCCTGGACAACATAATACGTACCAACCAAGTGCCTACACAAGCGAGCAGTTTTGGCTCTAACAATATTCTTGTAACTCCTCAAACGCAAAGTGGGACGGTGACCTTACCCCAGGGAGTTCTTGGTCAACCCATCCCAGTTACTTTCCCTGGACGGTCTGACACTACGTTTCATAAAGGTAGTGATCAGGTGGCTGGAGGAGTCTTTGGCCAGGGTGTAGGCAGTGGTCAGGCTGCTGGAGCAGTCTTTGGCCAGGGCGTAGGCAGTGGTCAGCCGGCTGGAGCGGTCTTTGGCCAGGGCGTAGGCAGTGGTCAGGCGGCTGGAGCGGTCTTTGGCCAGGGTGTAGGAAGTGGTCAGGCGGCTAGAGTAGTATTCGGCCAGAACCAAGCTGCAGTACTCGGTAGTGGCCGGTTTAGCAAAGTTAGCGTTCCTCGCGTGACTATTGGCAGCCCTGAAGTTAGAAGAGTGGACGCACTCTTCACCCCAACTGTCACCCAAGTTATCACCATCGACCGCTGCGTCACTGTCACCGACCAGGCCTTCAACAGCGTGGCCGTGACCCTGACTTCCTTCAGCGTGCAGACTGTCACCGTGGGAACACGCGCAGTAAGTGGTATCAGACACTGTACTGAATGTATTTCATTAATACTAGTTCGCTCTAGTAAATACTCTTTCGTCACAGGTGTTGCAGACGCCCGTCGATGACCGCGTTGCTCTACAAACTTCTGTATTTGTCCGGCCCGGGACCGTAACACTAACGGAGGTGAAGTCTGACTTCAGGATCGTGACTGAAACTTCTCTAACCCACGTGACCCTCGCCCACACGTCCTACGTCATCAGCCagtacaccttcaccaccacggCCACCCAAGTGTAAGTTGTGAACGtacagggagtggggggggggggggtcttttgTTGGCAAAGAATCCCGTTCTTAAACTTTGTAGTTTCCATGTTGCTAGTAAAAGGGTCGGAACTCTTCCCTCCTGCCCACCCTTCTAGGTTTAATCACTTAAACTACGGCAGCTAACGCAGTTTTTTTTATACTAAATCCTATTATTGCACGAATGTTGGGTCAAGGGTTCAGAGATAATTAATTTTTTCCTTGAAGACCTTGTGAAAGAATAGTTGTGCCATCACCATAAGGCGACTAGTATTCCCTTTCCCAAGCTTCATTGAGCGCTATATTTGCATATTATTCCAAAGTTACTTTCAGTTTCTAAACGGAAATGCTAAATATGTAGTTTAGATTTGTGTAATTTACTTTACCTTAAGAGAAAGTAACTTGCCATAACGTGTAAACAATGTCAATAGTAAAGATGCATTTGAAGCATGTGCTTATTAACACTTTAACAGATTGTTTTATTAGaattccattattagaataattaAGAATTATTAGTCCTGTGCTGCAATTATGGAATTTAAAGTACCTTCTTTAATTTCAGGATATCCTATACGGCGACTTTGGTGCGTACAAACATCAGCACCCAGAGGACTACAATCACAAACTACCGGACTGTCACCGACACTGTCTTCGTTAACAGCGGCTACGGCTACAGGGCATAATAATCTCTTGTGCTAATCTTTAAATATTAACATTACATAAATTCTATAACCTTGGCTTCAACAGTTTTATTACCAACCTTCGGAAACTGATTAAGACTTTACTTGATAACCCGAAAGTATACAAATAGCTTACTAAATGCAGCTGAAACTAGTTTCCTAAAATTAGACACTCGCAACTTGACCTGTAATTTTTGTAAATATTGGCACCCAGTAGTGAATAATTTAACTAGTGACTATGGACTTAGTTTCCAGGAAACTCTGGTTGTTTAAATGGTTGAGAAAATATAGGTTCTCTCATACAAAAAACCATAACGTTAAAGCAGtcgcacacagagatcacactaacttgttgcatcaaatccacaagggccgtgacgaggatacggcccttgtggatttgttcattaaagcaATCGGTTATTcactaggtaaaaaaaaaaaaaaaaaaaaaaaaaaaaatactttgttCACAAGCACTAACAAGTTTTGGTCTCTGGAAGTACTTAAACACGGTAGTTTCAGCAGGCCATAACCTTCAGTGCTCGGTCACATTTCGCCTTCACATTTTATGGTTAAGGTAACGCTTAACACAACTGTAGCAAGTTAATGCACTCTTAAATTATAACTAATTCGTACTTGATGTACACCAGCTTTTAAAATATTATCGATGCCTAGTACTCGGTTACATTCTGCAAAtggtgctgctaggtgaacataccAACCACTCTTGGTTAATTTGACATGTCTTGCAACGGGACTTTTCCAGTAACACTTTCTTAATGGACCCGTGACAGTCACTTGTGAAAGATTAAACATGTTTGAACACGTAGTAGTAAGGCAAACATGAATTTTTATCTTGGCGCTGAAGTTTCTTGGCAATACGACTCTGTAAAACATATCGTATGTAACTTTGGCGGAGGGTTTCGGTTACAGCCAACATGGATAATTTGAGGAAAGGCCACTACTGAATTCACTAGGTTTCTATATTTGTTAATCTAGCCATTTTATTTGAGTTACTAATGTATTGAACAGTAATCACGTATTCTGACAATCTGATAGTTTTCAGTAATTCTGGCGCTTAGTCAAATATTGCAAAATGGAAAGTCTAGGTACTGCAATATTCGCTAACCATGGCAAGTAGCGGTGAGGGCATCGTGCACTAAACTCCACTGTTAGGTCTAAAGCGTATCGACCTCCTGAAGGGCTACCAAGACCGCTATAACTTGATGACCACGTATGTTTTATCCTGAATACTGTGTACATTGGAACGTGGAACACCTTGTATTCACCTTCAAGTATGTAGATTAGTTGAGAATACCTGTGTTCATTAGAGAACACGGTAATAATGGGGTACAGAAATGACTATAAAATACAAACTAACGCTATGAAAACTATAAATTAGAATAGCAAAGTATACAAAATTAAAGTTATTAAACGTGTAAAAATCCCAAAAATtgataaccaaattgaaagtaatCTGATCCACTCGAAGCtagaaaatttctctccaaaagatCAAATCCGGACGCTTGGGGCTAGCATCATCAAAACTGGCGGATTAAATGCTCTACTGTAAAAGATGGACTTAAGCTGGTCCAGGTTAGCATAGTTCAAAAGGGAACGGCATACCGGGTGTCGCATTCAGACTCCAACGAGAATGTGTTGGCACTGGTCGCCACTACTAAATATTTTCAAACCAAACATTTCCAAACTTTTCATAGTAATATTCGCCATTATTCGCTGATCTttggaaaaataatcatatttattGCTATCTGTAATTTGTTCGTGATAGCATAAAATAAGACAATCCTCCCAGAGCTTCTAAGGTTTCTCTAGCCTCAGTTATTTTCTTAAAGTTCTTCTCGCCAGCAACCACCAACACATTAGAcaattataaaaaaaatgtaacaaaatagatgaatATATCTGAATTTAATGAATAtttagatggatagattgatggaagAATAGATTCATAGATGTATTGAAAGATGAATATATAGATCGATAGATGGACATGTTCATGGAAAGATGGACCTATAGATATATGTATTGATAGGTACATGGCAGCATAGATGAACAGATAGATGGACACAATAGATAAATGGATAGCTTGATGGATGGACAGATGAGACAGACTCGGAATACGCcgtgtcaaccccccccccccctctccccactagTGAATCAATGTTCTAATGGTATTTACTTTTCTAAATTCCCTAAAAAAGGTGCTGCTTTGTTACCGGAGAGTTGCTGTCACAAACAAATGGCAGCAAAGCGGTCTAAATGCTGTCAAAGTTCCTATTACACGAACAGTCTGCTTAAAAACGTTTGTTCCAGAGTGAAAGTGTTCAAAGTGAGTttgatgttgtttaagattcctgTTACGCGGTCTGTTTGTTCAGTCATTCGGACACATGTTGGTGACGGTATCTTCCAGTAATCTACTGATGTCACTTTGTGCGACCTTATTTATTTTTTGTGGGaagtattatttttttatttgtatatgCCTCTAGACTACAGAAATTGGATATTATTCCCATCATATATATGGTTTGGCAGCTTAAGGAAAGACGTCTGCAAAGTACCCAAAGGTACTGATGATGTAAGAAACAGTATGTCAAAGCTCTAGATAAGGAGTCGGCAGCTTCGAGGaagtccgtcctccaaacaatgaAACAAAAGTGACTAAATGCACCCGCCAatccccttgtttatgaatgaaaacggtttacacacgactcacaactgatgacgttcgaacacttccggaacaagtgcttcgctgacgaattttgttcgaaccacaacgctataaatgcttcacccacgtattacaaatacaaataatcgccaacagaacctaaacacttaacctaacctatcctatgcctatatatacacaatatgctaatatattataatgttaatttatatttaagaaaattcctgttttgaatggaatgcatattaaaatttatgaatgcgtctgtggggtcgaccgctggatgtaatggacttgaatcGAGGACAAGTGGCAAATAATCgttaacagaacctaaacaccaaacttaacctaacctacgccaaaCTATTTACATGTATAATAATGTAAAtaaatatatgagaacaaaccaatttttaatacacagtatgttaaaattgatgaaagcGTCTGGGGAGGACGACCGCTGCTTTCAACAGTCTAGTGTGAGGACAGATTGGCTGGTGATTGTTTATAGACAATAGATGACGCTATTAAAATAGTACTTGGCATCTGTTAGGAGGAACTTGTTGAGGGTGTGGGAGAGGCAACGAGGTGGACTGCTGCTAGTCAATCGTCAGTGTATTTCCTGCGCTTAGGAACTCGACTTCGTCCTCCTAGATCAAAGGTTGtgtttttattgtttttttttgtttttttttgggggggggcttGTTTTGAGGGGAAGTTGAGATTTTGTAAGTTTTATTACGGGGGTTATGGTGAAAGTATTAAAGAGTGTAGGTTTGAATAAACCTTCAAAGTGTTAGAATATGTAGGTTTTCGTATTTCGAAAAGTTGTTTGTTACCCAAAAAAATCTAATTCTTTTTAAATGCCATGTTATAGCTATGTAGCTCGCTCTATTTTCATTTTTCAGTGTGCTAATGTCGGTTATTACTTTTAGTCTTGCTaatggaaaattaaaaaaaaaatggtctaGTAATCGCACTTCCCAATTATAAAGTTGAAAAAAATCTGAATCTTTAATTTTTCAAATAACTATAAACTAAATTACCTCAATTATATTATcctctgggattctgaattcccaAACGTgactattttctccagaataaatgTTTCATTTTATTCTTGTATTTTGCCAAACAACGGTTATAGCTTGATACCCTGTTAAACTAGGTTTCTAAAATACTATTAACTATGTATAATGTGAGGTTAAAGGCCTACACATAACCATATTCGCTAGTGTACAAAGATCGATTTTGCTTGGTGCCACTGCATTGATTAGATTAAGTGGCTGGGAACTTTACCCCGTCCTATTCCAGATCCTAGCAAGATAATAAATGCTAGTTGAAACAGACGGGTATGACTTTCATCCCGTCTTCAGGCCTACTAAACGGAGGCTTGGCTTTAAAATGCCTAGTTTAGTCTTTTCATAACTACATCTATTTGTCTACGAAACCTTACTATAGCCCAAATGCTTTTATCTTTACAGATGGCTCTACTTCCCCTACTGTACCTCTTGTGTGTGGTATCGCAGGTAACCGCTTAAATTATAAATGGCATTGTGTACATAATTGTATAATATGCATGAAACTTTTTTTAATACAATGTCTCTAATAGATCCAGGGTCAGGGGTTCGTCCCTTACGGCACCCACGCTCCCCTCCCAGTCGTCACTCCAACAACTTCTACAGTCACTGTTCAGGTTCGTAAATCCTGTTGTCACTGCTTTACCTTCCTCGGTGTGACCTGTGtcttacttttttttttctccctgcAGACaaccctgacccacactctgcgggAGACGACTACCTCTGACGTGTGGGTTACAGAGCAGACGGCGATCACCCTGACAGTCACCCAGACAACCACCCAATGGGACTTTGTTCCCCAGTATCCACAGACGGTGACCTCTGTGATAAGGGTCACCTCCACACCGGTAGTGGTTGAGACGGCTACGGTGGGGGTCAA
Encoded proteins:
- the LOC123766106 gene encoding uncharacterized protein, with the protein product MKFIFGALVLLVADVSCQYRHFQIPDVDRGQSSALLDNIIRTNQVPTQASSFGSNNILVTPQTQSGTVTLPQGVLGQPIPVTFPGRSDTTFHKGSDQVAGGVFGQGVGSGQAAGAVFGQGVGSGQPAGAVFGQGVGSGQAAGAVFGQGVGSGQAARVVFGQNQAAVLGSGRFSKVSVPRVTIGSPEVRRVDALFTPTVTQVITIDRCVTVTDQAFNSVAVTLTSFSVQTVTVGTRAVLQTPVDDRVALQTSVFVRPGTVTLTEVKSDFRIVTETSLTHVTLAHTSYVISQYTFTTTATQVISYTATLVRTNISTQRTTITNYRTVTDTVFVNSGYGYRA
- the LOC123766115 gene encoding hepatitis A virus cellular receptor 1-like yields the protein MALLPLLYLLCVVSQIQGQGFVPYGTHAPLPVVTPTTSTVTVQTTLTHTLRETTTSDVWVTEQTAITLTVTQTTTQWDFVPQYPQTVTSVIRVTSTPVVVETATVGVNPVSTMVSIYSQFVTTTDTVKYWQTITHVAVTHEIQTVPVVTTQELLQEIVTTITQIVTTTVTSTTARYYA